The following proteins are co-located in the Tardibacter chloracetimidivorans genome:
- a CDS encoding TonB-dependent receptor, translating to MLRSKAFLLATSAVGLSLLCDPAFAQAPEPVGGLEDILVTARKREESLQDVPVAVTALSEAVIQQRDITSIEKIAAATPNLNVGRASNGSAAQITLRGVGSSSTSIGIEQSVAVIVDGAYYGQGRVIQEGFFDLERVEVLKGPQALFFGKNATAGVISLSTNDPTPEWEGRATAGYEFKAEQYQIEGIVSGPLSDQLGLRLAVRYSKMDGGYYDNVSVNRGYTTIDVATGGDPETLVSTPVASPMPQEEEILARMTLQWKPQDRLTATIKTTYDWNDTLNNSWNYVAFACGRADGISQLTGFPCAKDFVTHQNNFPVELAQASLFARPNGEPYNRYKSWAVNGEVEYDLDTLVLSSVTNYQWNRNQWACVCDFQTSDATPTWATENASWEAYSQELRLRSAFDGPFNFMIGGLYQHTRRDFEQYGYYGGVRNSAAPAGLIYAASSKISDTTGETLAIFGQLNYEIIPGLELSAGGRYTHETKDSSFSQPYVNPALTFIRAYPLKAYTH from the coding sequence ATGCTTCGATCAAAAGCGTTTCTGCTGGCTACCAGTGCGGTAGGCCTGTCGCTGCTGTGCGACCCTGCGTTCGCTCAGGCGCCTGAACCCGTCGGCGGGCTTGAGGACATCCTCGTCACCGCTCGTAAGCGCGAGGAAAGCCTTCAGGACGTGCCCGTCGCCGTGACGGCGCTATCCGAAGCGGTGATCCAGCAGCGCGACATCACCAGCATCGAGAAGATCGCCGCCGCGACTCCCAACCTCAATGTCGGTCGCGCCTCCAACGGCTCGGCCGCGCAGATCACGCTGCGCGGCGTCGGCTCGTCCTCCACGTCGATCGGCATCGAGCAATCGGTCGCGGTGATTGTCGATGGCGCCTATTACGGGCAGGGCCGCGTCATCCAGGAAGGCTTCTTCGACCTCGAGCGCGTCGAAGTGCTGAAGGGCCCGCAGGCGCTGTTCTTCGGAAAGAACGCGACGGCCGGCGTGATCTCGCTCAGCACCAACGATCCGACGCCCGAATGGGAAGGCCGCGCGACTGCCGGATACGAGTTCAAGGCCGAGCAATATCAGATCGAGGGCATCGTCTCCGGTCCGCTGTCCGACCAGCTGGGCCTGCGTCTCGCCGTCCGTTACTCGAAGATGGATGGCGGCTATTACGACAACGTCTCGGTGAATCGCGGCTACACCACGATCGACGTGGCAACGGGCGGCGATCCGGAAACTCTCGTGTCGACGCCGGTCGCAAGCCCGATGCCGCAGGAGGAGGAGATCCTCGCGCGGATGACGCTGCAGTGGAAGCCGCAGGATCGGCTGACCGCCACGATCAAGACGACCTATGACTGGAACGACACGCTCAACAACAGCTGGAACTATGTCGCCTTCGCGTGCGGGCGCGCGGACGGGATCAGCCAGCTCACCGGATTTCCTTGTGCCAAGGACTTCGTCACGCACCAGAACAACTTCCCGGTGGAACTGGCGCAGGCGTCGCTGTTCGCCCGCCCGAACGGCGAGCCCTACAATCGCTACAAGTCCTGGGCGGTCAATGGCGAAGTCGAATATGATCTGGATACGCTCGTCCTGTCGAGCGTCACCAACTACCAGTGGAACCGCAACCAGTGGGCCTGCGTGTGCGATTTCCAGACGAGCGATGCAACGCCGACCTGGGCGACGGAAAACGCGAGTTGGGAAGCCTATTCGCAGGAGCTTCGCCTGCGATCGGCGTTTGATGGCCCGTTCAACTTCATGATCGGTGGCCTTTACCAGCACACCAGGCGCGACTTTGAGCAATATGGTTATTATGGTGGTGTTCGCAACTCGGCCGCACCCGCCGGTCTGATCTATGCCGCATCATCCAAGATCAGCGACACCACTGGCGAAACCTTGGCTATATTCGGTCAGCTGAACTATGAGATCATCCCTGGCCTCGAGCTTTCCGCCGGTGGTCGGTACACGCATGAGACGAAGGACAGCAGCTTCTCGCAGCCCTATGTGAATCCCGCGCTTACCTTCATCCGTGCCTATCCGCTTAAGGCATACACCCACTAG
- a CDS encoding IS630 family transposase (programmed frameshift), translating into MGRALSVDLRERVLAAVEDGLSCRAAAARFGISVSSAIRWRQRLLAKGSVAPRPQGGDRRSARIEAHGDLIRAAIAETPDMTLEELMAMLRGHGVSVGIGTLWRFFDRHGITRKKRPAHATEQDRPDILARRWDWFESQVDLDPDRLIFIDETWASTNMARRHGRCRKGERLRAGVPHGHWKTTTFVAGLRNTGMVAPMVLDGPINRDAFTAYITQVLVPEIVPGDIVVMDNLSSHKGAEVREAIEAAGATLLFLPPYSPDFNPIEKAFSKLKAHLRKAAERTIHGLWTAIGRILDLYTPQECANYFTACGYDAA; encoded by the exons ATGGGTCGAGCCTTGTCTGTGGATTTGCGCGAGCGTGTTTTGGCGGCGGTCGAAGACGGCTTGTCGTGCCGTGCTGCGGCGGCGCGGTTCGGGATCAGCGTGTCGAGCGCAATCCGGTGGCGGCAAAGGCTGCTTGCCAAGGGCTCGGTAGCACCGCGCCCGCAGGGCGGCGACCGCCGTTCGGCGCGGATCGAGGCGCACGGCGATCTCATCCGGGCCGCCATTGCCGAGACGCCCGACATGACGCTCGAAGAGTTGATGGCGATGCTGCGCGGGCACGGTGTGTCGGTGGGGATCGGTACCTTGTGGCGGTTCTTCGACCGGCACGGGATCACGCGTAAAAAAAGAC CCGCGCACGCCACCGAACAGGACCGGCCCGACATCCTCGCCCGCCGCTGGGACTGGTTCGAGAGCCAGGTCGATCTCGACCCCGACCGACTGATCTTCATCGACGAGACCTGGGCCAGCACGAACATGGCGCGCCGCCACGGTCGCTGCCGCAAGGGCGAGCGGCTGCGCGCGGGCGTTCCGCACGGACACTGGAAGACGACGACGTTCGTGGCAGGCCTCAGGAACACGGGCATGGTCGCGCCGATGGTGCTCGACGGGCCAATTAACCGCGACGCCTTCACCGCTTATATCACCCAGGTGCTCGTCCCCGAGATCGTCCCCGGCGACATCGTCGTCATGGACAATCTGTCGAGCCATAAGGGCGCCGAGGTGCGCGAGGCCATCGAGGCGGCGGGCGCAACGCTCCTGTTCCTCCCGCCCTACAGCCCCGACTTCAATCCGATCGAAAAAGCATTCTCGAAGCTCAAAGCGCACCTGCGCAAAGCCGCCGAACGCACTATCCACGGCCTCTGGACCGCTATCGGCCGCATCCTCGACCTCTACACCCCGCAAGAATGCGCCAACTATTTCACCGCCTGCGGATACGATGCAGCATGA
- a CDS encoding NADP-dependent oxidoreductase — MTINYFWQLDRHPVGHAFVDALSLRTETLAPLRPGEVRIRADWLSMDSGTRMWMSPRTDGYQPPLPLGSKMVGLALGRVVESRDPRFEDGTLVRGFGQWATYSTMLPDTAGMVALDESVADPREHIGALGMNGWTALVGVREVAAVKPGEWLAVSAAAGATGSLACQIGHNLGARVIGIAGGPEKRQWLLDELGCDVAIDYRNEDVAAVLAGIDGGVNAYFDNVGGPLLDAMLPNMAHYGRVAICGLVAGYAADKPLPGPARFDQILMRRLRVEGFFIPDFLHRGPELSEQLRAWLDAGRLAMRFDETVGLENVLDAYGRMLSGGNIGKVIVRLAP; from the coding sequence ATGACGATTAATTACTTCTGGCAACTCGACAGGCATCCGGTCGGCCATGCCTTTGTCGACGCGCTGAGCCTGCGCACCGAAACGCTGGCCCCGCTGCGGCCGGGCGAGGTGCGCATTCGCGCCGACTGGCTGTCGATGGATTCAGGCACCCGCATGTGGATGAGCCCGCGCACCGACGGTTATCAGCCGCCCCTGCCGCTTGGGTCCAAGATGGTCGGCCTCGCGCTCGGTCGCGTGGTCGAGAGCCGCGATCCGCGTTTCGAAGATGGGACGCTGGTGCGCGGCTTCGGCCAATGGGCGACCTACTCGACCATGCTGCCGGATACGGCGGGAATGGTAGCGCTGGACGAAAGCGTCGCCGACCCGCGCGAACATATCGGCGCGCTCGGCATGAACGGCTGGACCGCGCTGGTGGGCGTGCGCGAGGTCGCGGCGGTGAAGCCGGGCGAATGGCTCGCCGTGTCGGCGGCGGCGGGTGCGACCGGCAGCCTTGCCTGCCAGATCGGTCACAACCTCGGCGCACGCGTGATCGGCATCGCCGGTGGCCCTGAAAAACGGCAGTGGCTGCTGGACGAACTCGGCTGCGACGTCGCGATCGATTATCGCAACGAGGATGTCGCGGCGGTCCTCGCCGGGATCGACGGAGGCGTGAACGCCTATTTCGACAATGTCGGCGGCCCGCTGCTCGACGCAATGCTGCCCAACATGGCGCATTACGGCCGTGTCGCGATCTGCGGCCTGGTCGCGGGCTATGCTGCAGACAAGCCGCTGCCCGGCCCTGCCCGCTTCGACCAGATCCTGATGCGGCGGCTGCGCGTCGAGGGCTTCTTCATTCCCGATTTCCTGCATCGCGGCCCTGAACTGAGCGAGCAGCTCCGCGCCTGGCTGGACGCGGGCCGCCTGGCGATGCGGTTCGACGAGACTGTGGGTCTGGAGAATGTCCTTGACGCCTATGGGCGGATGCTGAGCGGCGGCAACATCGGCAAGGTGATCGTCAGGCTGGCCCCCTGA
- a CDS encoding ThuA domain-containing protein, with product MPIIRHHAPINCLVAVRGHPFDRTAFDAVFQAMDGIAATMVDQPAAARLMNPEGMRGFDALVLYDMPGLDFEAADDAPAYVDPPDALRTGFRQLLEQGTGIVALHHSIAGWPSWPEYGEWLGGRFLYHPGQVRERDWPDSGYAHDVTHDVEVLVDHPVTAGLPPRFTLTDELYLCPVFEAEVAPLLRSSATFTRDHFWSAELAVAGRMHDRSGWDHPMGSSLVGWTRQAINSRLVYLQPGDGPAAYDNPHYRRLVENAIRWVARATA from the coding sequence ATGCCGATCATCCGCCATCATGCGCCGATCAACTGCCTGGTGGCGGTGCGCGGTCATCCGTTCGACCGCACCGCCTTCGACGCGGTCTTCCAGGCGATGGACGGGATCGCCGCGACGATGGTTGACCAGCCAGCCGCCGCGCGGCTGATGAACCCTGAAGGGATGCGCGGCTTCGACGCGCTGGTGCTGTACGACATGCCCGGCCTCGATTTCGAGGCGGCCGACGATGCGCCGGCCTATGTCGACCCGCCCGATGCGCTGCGCACGGGCTTTCGCCAGCTGCTGGAGCAGGGCACGGGCATTGTCGCGCTTCACCATTCGATCGCCGGCTGGCCGAGTTGGCCCGAATATGGCGAATGGCTGGGCGGTCGTTTCCTCTATCATCCCGGGCAGGTACGGGAGCGCGACTGGCCCGACAGCGGCTATGCGCATGATGTGACACACGATGTGGAGGTGCTGGTCGATCATCCGGTGACCGCCGGGCTGCCGCCGCGCTTCACACTCACCGACGAGCTGTATCTCTGCCCCGTGTTCGAGGCGGAGGTGGCGCCCCTGCTGCGATCGTCGGCGACGTTCACGCGCGACCATTTCTGGTCGGCGGAGCTTGCCGTGGCGGGCCGCATGCACGACCGCAGCGGCTGGGACCATCCGATGGGGTCGAGCCTTGTCGGCTGGACGCGGCAGGCGATCAACAGCCGCCTTGTCTATCTCCAGCCGGGCGACGGTCCAGCGGCTTACGACAATCCGCACTACCGCCGGCTGGTGGAAAACGCGATCCGCTGGGTTGCGCGGGCTACTGCGTGA
- a CDS encoding SDR family NAD(P)-dependent oxidoreductase: MGRLSGKIALVTGGASVPGLGSATAIRFAEEGATVLITDIDGEGVERIAADIRAKGGNASAMRHDVTSTADWDAVFAWIAGDHGRLDVIVNNAGIAILRAIADFTDAEWIRQNDVNLNSVYYGTQRAVKLMREVGQGGSIINISSVAGLIGVQGCAAYAAAKGGVRSFSKAVALECARDRIRVNSVHPGMIMTNIQKVAMDDNPEIFEQISASIPMGYFGEPIDVANMNLFLASDESRYCTGTEFVVDGGLITQ; the protein is encoded by the coding sequence ATGGGAAGGCTGTCGGGGAAGATTGCATTGGTGACGGGAGGCGCGTCGGTGCCCGGCCTTGGCAGCGCGACGGCTATACGCTTCGCGGAAGAAGGTGCGACCGTCCTCATCACCGACATTGACGGCGAAGGCGTCGAACGGATCGCGGCGGACATCCGGGCGAAGGGCGGGAACGCGAGCGCAATGCGCCACGACGTCACCAGCACCGCCGACTGGGATGCGGTGTTCGCATGGATCGCGGGTGATCACGGCCGGCTCGACGTCATCGTCAACAATGCAGGCATCGCCATCCTGCGGGCGATCGCGGACTTCACCGATGCGGAATGGATCAGGCAGAACGACGTCAATCTGAACAGCGTCTATTACGGCACGCAGCGCGCGGTGAAGCTGATGCGCGAGGTGGGGCAGGGCGGTTCCATCATCAACATCTCATCGGTCGCGGGGCTGATCGGCGTGCAGGGCTGCGCGGCCTATGCGGCGGCAAAGGGCGGCGTGCGCTCCTTCTCGAAAGCGGTCGCGCTGGAATGCGCCCGTGACAGGATCCGGGTCAACAGCGTCCATCCGGGCATGATCATGACCAACATCCAGAAGGTCGCGATGGACGACAATCCGGAAATCTTCGAGCAGATTTCGGCGAGCATACCGATGGGCTATTTCGGTGAGCCGATCGACGTCGCGAACATGAACCTGTTCCTCGCGTCGGACGAGAGCCGCTATTGTACGGGAACCGAATTCGTCGTCGACGGCGGCCTCATCACGCAGTAG